The DNA sequence GACAATGATGTCTGGGATTTCATTCAATTACCAACAGGCTttaaggcgattgattgtaaatagaaatttaaaacCAAACATGACTCGAAGGGTAATATTGAGAGACATAAAGCTAGACCAGTTGCAAAGGGATTCACTCAGAAAGAAGGCATTGATTATGATGAAACTTTCTCTCCTGTCTCTAAGAAGGATTCTTTGAGAATCATAGTGGCATTAGTGGCTCATTATGATctagagcttcaccaaatggatgtgaaaactgtATTCTTTAATGGGGATTTAGATGAGAAAGTCTACATAAATCAACTTAAGAGATTTAgtgaacaagaaaaagaaaatctagtgtgtaaacttaagaaatctatatacggacttaaacaagcttccaGACAGTGGTATAGTAAATTTAATCAGATCATTGTTTCCTTTAGATTTGTTGAGAACACCTTTGACAGgtgtatatatctgaaacttagtGGGAGTAGGTTTATATTTCTGGtcctatatgtggatgatattttacttgctattaatgattttggtttgttaagtgatacaaagacctttctctctaagaactttgaaataaaagatatggGTTTAGTCTCTTTCGTTATCGACATTGAGATATTTTGTAATAGATCTCACCggatacttgggctatcacagaaaacctatattaaCAAAGTTTTAGAAAGATATAGCATAATGAATTGCAAACTAGGTGTTTCCCCTATTATCAAAAGAGATAAGTTCAGCCTAAATCAATGCCTAAAGAATGATCTAGAAAGAGCACAAATGAAGGATATTCCCTATTCTTCCGCAGTAGGCAGTCTTATATATGCAACGACTTGTACTCGTCTAGACATTAGTTTTGTTGTTGGTATTTTAGGCAGATATGTGAGTGATCTTGGCATGGATTATTGGGTTGCAGCAAAGGTGATGAGATATTTAAAAGGGACTAGGAAGTACATGCTTACTTACAGAGCATCTGATCAGTTGGAAGTGATCGGATATTCAGACTCTGATTATGCAGGATGCTTTGATAGTAGGAAGTCTAAATCATGATACATCTTTTTACTTGCTGGTGGGGCAATTTCTTGGAAGTCCAAAAAATAGATTTGTGTCTCTACTTCTATTATAGAAGCAGAGTTTGTGGCATGCTTTGAGGTCACATCTATGGCAATTTGGTTATAAAACTTTATCTCAGGACTTTGGCTTGTCGACACCATTTCAAATCCGCTGAGAATGTATTGCGACAATATTGCTGCCGTATATTACTTCAAGAATGACAAGCATTCAAGTAGAGCGAAGTATATTGGagtaaaatataattttgtgaaggaatcagTTCAAAAACAAGAAGTGTCTATTACACACATCAAGACAAATCTGATGATTACTGATCCTATGACCAAAGCATTAGCGCCTAAACATTTTACAGATCTTGTAATGCACATGggtttatgtaaagtttgatgtaatggtcatattatgttagacacttttacttatttatttaaatgatcatgatatttgttatttctaaatatttctcactttattattgtgtgtacacattttatttaatatatgtgagatattatgttggaTCATTTAGTTATAGATTTTTCTAGTATATTTCCTCTTTTTGCACCTGTTTGGATAATGTTACTAGTGTTGTGACTATGAAAGGGAGTATAtcgttatatgatgtataaccgTCATGATCTacattagtagttttgtttaaatatggtattatgatgacataaagttgatgggtttactttcaaatattgCAGTATGATGTTGGAATCCAAATTATATTTGAGATTGTTATTATGGGGTTATATGGTTCAAGTGAGAGATTGTAGGAATATTCTCTAAAATATTCTTaattattgtcccatatactAATTAGGTAATTGATCGATATTAATCTCTtagaattggattccaaataggaagCCCACTTCTCGTCTAATTAAGGAAAAGAGTCCTACCTTATttggcacaccttgatgggagggtgcataaattatattaaataagGCTCTAAGTCCTCCTTCTACCTTAACATTACTTTCATTATTGGCTctatcaccaagagagcattaaggggagctaatgggagaaacctagagaaTCTATTGTATTCGTACTTGGATTTACAGAAGGATATAATGACGGCGAATTCTTTAtagtcgatggtgaacggtatgcgtcgacccttatagtttaattttgtgattcaatgattgtatgaCAAGATCCTATTGTTATTATATAGTTGGAATAACATCCTTCAGAGGAGTTTCCTTCTATGCATCTTCCCTCTTCAGATCTACAACCTCATTTTTCTGAATCTTCTGGTTCAAGGTAATGTCAATCAATTTCTCCCCCTTCTTCAAGTTCATCAAAGAAAATGCATCTGATTAATCCCTGAAATCTTTGAGACAATGACAACTTGTCACTTCCCTTGTTTCGCTGCATAAACAATTTGATTCTGCAACTCGGTTCCACTTTTAAAACGTTCTACTTAATTCCCTGATCTCCACCTCCATCTCCTTGAGCTTCTACTCATTTTCTATATGCTCTGCTTCCATTTTTGCCTTTGGTTTCCATCTGAACTTCCTTAAGCAAGTCTTAGACATAGTTGCAAAGCTGCCCCATAAGGACATGTGGTTGAGGCTGAACTGCCTTTTGCATATGCGTGTGGTTGAACGAGACGACAAGAGACCGAACGTGACATGGGTGGTTATGCTTCTAACCTAGTCAAGCAAAGTGAATATGAAAGCTCTAGAACCGTTGTTGTATGTCTCATTGTCTTGAACTTGAAGgttgtgaaaagaaaaagaaaaactcaaaTAAAGGGAGAGGGCGTTGATAAGGTGAGAAGATTGAGGTGTGAGGATAGGCGAGAGGCAAGGGTTCCACTCTGGAGACGATGTGATAAAGAATTAAACACCAGGTGTTCGATGAAATTGCTGAACCAGTACCTACAACTTGTATGAAAGGTTATAGATGAGAGATCATgcatattgaaaaaaaattacttaaaatttttcctttttaatcaAACAAATAGTGGAAAACTATTCAACATGtataattttacatgtaaatttgtTCATGTAAAATTTTTAGATAAATTTTTACACCAAAACAAACGAAGCCAGGAAACATTGAAGATTGAACTCACTTGATTCCCATCTTGGCAAAGACGAGTTCACATTGGAAATATTTTCCTTGACCTTTCCCTCCAAAATACCCAGGATGAAAGGAACCTATACCAATCGAGACGGTAAAGGCTCAAGCTTATCGGTATAACTTGATTCAAtccaagaaacaaagaagatgaagatgatgaactTGGGCGAGGATGAGGTTGCAAGGAAGGGAAGGGTGGGATGGGTTTATGTGTTCACAAAAGGAGAAAcacgaagaagatgaagagggaCATAACAGGGTCAAAAGTGTTTTCTTCAGTTCTAATTAACGGTGTTTAGCTTTAGTGGTACGATTGATATATTCAGAAAATTAGGGTGATATGTGATACAAGGCTTTAAATCACAGGtgatacaagatttttttttttttttttttaaattgactTATGGATCTTGCACAAAAGgttaattttattgattttcaatattttactgaataaagaatgaaacaatggcaaaaaaatgaagatgataCATGAATCATGGGCCAAATTGACTGATTCGACTGCTCTTTCATAGCCCTATGCTATCAATTTATTGGGAAATGAAAAAGATACAAATTTTCAAGAACTTACCCAAATTACACGATTTTTAAGATATCAACCTTCAACAACATGAGATTATGGGTATTAAAACTTGACCCAAACTGATGAACTGACCAAACTGAATCGATATGAACTTACTGAATCATGTTACAGGCTGAGGTTTTGTGAGATtaaaaccaaatcgaatcacattgaaactgataagatatcaaatcaaacctaaaaaatAGGATCAAACCAATATAACCcaatacaaacccaaaattcataattttttttttaaattttaaacttatCAATAAATTTACATgattctcccaaaaaaaaataatttacatgataaactgaaaccaaaccaataaaaaatcgaaATTAAACTGAAAAGTCTGAAATCAATGCATCGTTCTAGGTTCATGTTTCGATTTCACTCatctcacaccgaaaccggtccAAACCAACCGATCGAGACCCTTACTGCGAGCTTGCAAATTCCAGTGCTGAGAGAAGCCAGAAAGTGTCATTACTAGTAGTACGCTGCaagattgaaacttgaaactacTGCTTCTTTAATGTCGCCGATGATCATTCCTGCGTTCTTCAGGGACAACCACCACTCATTTGGTTCTTCCAATCTAAAGGGTAATGCTGGTTCACATTCCGGAGAGTCTCTTTCTGGTAATTTTATCTAAGTTCGACAATTTCTTAAGAGATCGGAGCAAATCTTGAAAACTTAGCTTGATGCTGCGTTGAATTTGCTCCCTATTCTAGGTTTTACTCTCTCTACAGTATTTCCAAGATGAAAGGGTGCCTCTAAGAGATCGGAGCAGACCTTGTTCAAGTGTTTTTTGAATTAGTTGCTCCAGGAATTCTACCGGACTCCATCGCTTACATGTTTTTGATCCAATTTGGGCAGGTGGAAAGaagctaaattttttttttttttccgatgaTATGGTGGTCCATGGAATTTGTCCAGAGATCAACATTGTCCTGAATGGTCTTTGCAAAGATGGAAGGTAAGTGGAGGCGCTTGAATGTTTTGGCGGATTCTACCAGGTTACATTATCATTCTTAAATCATTTTTTGTCGATATTTTCTACCTCCCCGGCATTTCATGGGGTTCTTGTTGGTAACAATAAAAAGAACATTCGTGGATTGCTTGAGCCTTCAGTTCCTCCAATCCTCTCTGTTCCCATTGAATTTATGAACATTAGAACACATAATTGagtaaatataataataataatacttaTAAATTGAAGTTTTTATCACCACTAATTGAAACTATAGAAACATCCTATTTTTTTCTGATAGATCATTTAGATAATTGCTATTAGTATGAAAACCCTCACTGATGAACTCTACTAAGGTTTGGTTCAGCTACTTCTTGATCTATTCATACTAGTAAAATGGTTCCCCCAAAATATCAGGGAACTCCCACGACATCTGGCTATCTTGATCCAATATTGCCTTCACGAATGAATTATTAGTCAACATAGATTCGCCAAAGACATTGCTGGCTTCCCCTCCGACTGCTCCTGGATAACTCTGCCCTATGTCATTTGATGCACCCCAGTCCATGTCTCCTACAACACAGAAATTATTGATAGTTTCTCCACCGGTTAATTGGCTTTGCTGCATCCCACCATGTACCTCTGTTAGGCTTGAAGAACCAGCTGATGACAACCCATGAACgtattgttgttgctgttgttgttgacCGGGAGGAAGAGACACGTCTTCTAGAAGGAATTCATTCCAACTGAATTGAGCGGATGGTGTAGTTTGAGGTGGAGGTGACTGTGGGCAAGGAAAGGATGGTGGTGAACTCACTTGTATGGCagtagaagatgatgatgatgatgatgaagatgatcctTCACTAAAGAAAGTGGGTTGGGTGACTTCTTGATTGCTGCAGTTCGTCACTTCTTTAAGTAGTTTTATGGCCTGAAGCTGACCCAGAAGGTCCCAGGAGTAGTAGTTATTGCTAATGCTGTCTGACTGTCCATCTTCAATTGGTTCCATCATTGGAGTCCTTATCACTCCCATTGAATGGCTTGTGATATCAGAGATGCCACTTGCTGAAGATGCTTCTGGTTTGGATGTGAATGCATTCCTCAAGTCTCTATTAAGGGAACTAACTGCTTTCGGGAGACCACCAATGTTCCCATAGTCAGTCAGGATTTCGGAGAAGGGTTTGTGGGTCACAGGATCAATTCCCATGTCATAGAGCTTCTTCCTCAACTTAGTGTTCCAGAAGTTTTTAACATCATTGTCGGTTCTTCCTGGCAACTGGGCTGCTATTAGAGACCACCTGCACCAACGTAGCactccaaattttttttgagagagaatCATTATCCTTGCTTCAGTAACAAACAGGCTATATTATATAGTTGTTACAC is a window from the Macadamia integrifolia cultivar HAES 741 chromosome 5, SCU_Mint_v3, whole genome shotgun sequence genome containing:
- the LOC122078025 gene encoding transcription factor MYB35-like, encoding MGRPPCCDKSNVKRGLWTAEEDAKILAYVSMYGTGNWTSVPKKAGLKRCGKSCRLRWTNYLRPDLKHDSFTPQEENLIVKLHKAIGSRWSLIAAQLPGRTDNDVKNFWNTKLRKKLYDMGIDPVTHKPFSEILTDYGNIGGLPKAVSSLNRDLRNAFTSKPEASSASGISDITSHSMGVIRTPMMEPIEDGQSDSISNNYYSWDLLGQLQAIKLLKEVTNCSNQEVTQPTFFSEGSSSSSSSSSSTAIQVSSPPSFPCPQSPPPQTTPSAQFSWNEFLLEDVSLPPGQQQQQQQYVHGLSSAGSSSLTEVHGGMQQSQLTGGETINNFCVVGDMDWGASNDIGQSYPGAVGGEASNVFGESMLTNNSFVKAILDQDSQMSWEFPDILGEPFY